A window of Bacteroidales bacterium contains these coding sequences:
- a CDS encoding MoxR family ATPase: MISYKSDVEAVDVFVEKYSTLKAEIAKVIVGQDEVVKKVLISIFSRGHGLLVGVPGLAKTLMVNTISQALGLKYSRIQFTPDLMPSDIIGTEILDEERKFKFIHGPVFANIILADEINRTPPKTQSALLEAMQEKAITVAGKNYKLSDPFFVLATQNPIEQEGTYPLPEAQLDRFMFNIWLDYPSFDQEIEVVKSTTQDKQVDLKVVLSAEEILFFQGLIRRIPVPDNVYKYAVSLSAKTRPGTPAAHALANDFITWGAGPRASQYLIIGAKCHAAIQGKYSPDIEDVKAIATSILRHRIVRNYKAEAEGFTIEKIIQEFLK, encoded by the coding sequence ATGATATCGTATAAATCTGATGTTGAAGCCGTTGATGTTTTTGTAGAAAAATATTCCACCCTGAAGGCGGAGATAGCCAAGGTTATTGTCGGGCAGGATGAGGTTGTCAAAAAAGTACTGATCTCTATATTCAGTCGTGGTCATGGATTGCTTGTCGGTGTTCCGGGCCTCGCCAAAACCTTAATGGTCAACACGATCTCACAAGCACTCGGGTTAAAATACAGCCGGATCCAGTTTACACCCGATCTGATGCCTTCGGATATCATCGGTACTGAGATCCTGGATGAAGAGAGGAAATTCAAATTCATACATGGTCCTGTTTTTGCCAACATTATCCTTGCGGATGAGATAAACCGGACGCCACCCAAAACCCAATCAGCTTTGCTTGAGGCCATGCAGGAGAAGGCAATTACCGTTGCCGGCAAGAACTACAAGCTTTCCGATCCCTTTTTTGTGCTGGCAACCCAGAACCCGATTGAACAAGAAGGTACCTATCCATTGCCCGAAGCACAACTCGACCGCTTTATGTTCAACATCTGGCTGGATTATCCTTCATTTGACCAGGAAATTGAAGTTGTAAAGAGCACCACACAGGATAAGCAGGTAGATTTGAAGGTAGTGCTCAGCGCCGAAGAGATCCTGTTCTTCCAGGGGCTTATCCGCAGGATCCCGGTACCGGACAATGTTTATAAATATGCAGTTTCATTGTCAGCTAAAACGCGCCCGGGCACTCCGGCGGCCCATGCACTGGCTAATGATTTCATCACCTGGGGGGCTGGTCCGAGAGCATCGCAATACCTCATCATCGGGGCGAAATGCCATGCCGCCATTCAGGGAAAATATTCTCCTGATATCGAAGATGTAAAGGCAATCGCCACCTCCATCCTGCGCCACCGGATTGTCAGGAACTATAAGGCAGAAGCCGAAGGATTTACCATAGAAAAGATCATCCAGGAATTCCTTAAATAA
- a CDS encoding efflux RND transporter periplasmic adaptor subunit, whose translation MKKSKIYLISLAAVLLIVIIWMVAGSGPDKETTVKVPVKFGKFDVTVTTTGELEAKSSEKINGPVNLRDFRIWQIKIEDIIPDGTVVDSGEYIATLDRTELVNKMKDQELEIEKLETQFTKTQLDTTLELRTNRDNLVNLKYALEEKQIVVDQSIYEPPATQRQAKIELERAQRNYEQAVENYEVKLRKSEADMQEINTSKKKVQSDYAKMVALLNEFTIFAPKSGMVIYRRGWDGQKQGIGSQISVWDPIVAELPNLKEMKSKTYVNEIDISKVKVNQEVRIGVDAFPDKKFTGTVTEVANIGQQLPNSNAKVFEVSIEVNEFDSILRPAMTTKNEVLTSSVDSVLFIPLDCVQSNDSMSYVYVGNSRKQVIPGLSNENEVIIRAGLEAGEEVYLVPPTDAEKSKLIRLDPEVIGKFRQESDKAH comes from the coding sequence ATGAAAAAAAGTAAGATTTATCTGATCAGCCTGGCCGCCGTATTATTGATAGTCATCATCTGGATGGTCGCCGGAAGCGGCCCGGATAAAGAAACGACGGTTAAGGTCCCTGTTAAATTTGGTAAATTTGATGTAACGGTTACGACAACGGGGGAACTGGAGGCTAAAAGCTCAGAAAAGATTAACGGTCCTGTTAACCTGCGTGATTTCCGCATCTGGCAGATCAAGATCGAAGATATTATCCCGGACGGAACAGTGGTCGATTCGGGAGAATACATTGCCACGCTGGACCGCACCGAACTGGTGAATAAGATGAAAGACCAGGAGCTTGAGATAGAGAAACTGGAAACCCAGTTTACCAAAACCCAGCTAGATACGACCCTTGAGCTTAGAACGAACAGGGATAACCTGGTTAACCTGAAGTATGCCCTCGAAGAGAAACAGATCGTGGTCGACCAGTCGATCTATGAACCGCCGGCAACGCAGCGACAGGCAAAGATTGAACTCGAAAGAGCCCAGCGGAATTATGAACAAGCTGTCGAAAATTACGAAGTAAAGCTCAGGAAGTCCGAGGCTGACATGCAGGAGATCAATACTTCCAAGAAGAAAGTCCAGTCGGATTATGCCAAGATGGTGGCGTTGCTGAACGAGTTTACCATATTTGCTCCTAAATCAGGCATGGTGATCTATCGCCGGGGCTGGGATGGCCAGAAGCAGGGGATTGGATCACAAATCAGTGTCTGGGATCCGATTGTTGCCGAACTTCCCAATCTCAAAGAAATGAAATCCAAGACTTATGTGAACGAGATTGATATCAGCAAAGTCAAGGTCAACCAGGAGGTACGCATAGGTGTAGACGCGTTTCCCGACAAGAAATTTACCGGGACTGTGACTGAAGTGGCTAACATCGGGCAGCAACTGCCGAATTCAAACGCCAAAGTCTTTGAGGTCAGTATTGAAGTGAACGAATTTGACTCAATTCTCAGACCAGCGATGACGACCAAGAATGAGGTCCTGACGTCGAGTGTCGACAGCGTACTTTTTATTCCGCTTGATTGCGTGCAATCGAATGATAGTATGAGCTATGTTTATGTTGGAAATTCACGCAAACAGGTTATTCCGGGCCTTTCTAATGAAAATGAAGTGATTATCAGGGCCGGGCTGGAGGCGGGTGAAGAGGTCTACCTGGTTCCCCCGACAGATGCGGAGAAGAGCAAGCTAATCAGGCTTGATCCCGAGGTGATCGGGAAATTCCGCCAGGAAAGCGACAAGGCCCATTAG
- a CDS encoding TolC family protein, with translation MNRIKSYSIKRSKIIFSVAFVLMINLSSAFSQNDTLVLNLSDALAIAQTKSSDAMIAKHRFRINYWQYRSFKADYLPSVNLDANLPSFSRSFRTISVPDGPDIFQYNTLGNYSAGMTINQKIGFTGGSVFLESRLQRLDNFYPDSTYSNYQSTPIIIGYRQPVFQYNEYRWAKQLEPLKYEKAKRQYMEDVEQVSITTINHFFNLLLAQIEKLIAEKNLNNYDTLYKIARGRYQLGKIAENDLLQLELNFLRAKASVDNASLDYENMLFRLKSYLRIKDAGAIKLLPPAETRYDMISAAKALDEARRNTAASIDFQERLITAESDVRRAKMNGRFDADLYVEYGLTQSTGLLSNVYKNPVDQQQLNVGMNIPILDWGKARGQIRVAESNFELEQTSVEQEIIDFEQNVFLTVMQFNMQKNQLFIAAKADTVAQKRYDVTQKRYMIGQVNDVLELNNAQIDNDNARKGYYSALRSYWVNYYQLRKMTLYDFLDDKMLIFDIREIM, from the coding sequence ATGAATAGAATAAAATCATATTCCATCAAGAGGTCAAAGATCATTTTTTCTGTTGCTTTTGTCCTGATGATCAACCTGTCATCTGCATTTTCCCAGAATGACACCCTGGTGCTGAACCTCAGCGATGCCCTGGCCATTGCCCAGACTAAATCTTCAGATGCCATGATCGCCAAGCATCGTTTCAGGATTAACTATTGGCAGTATCGCTCTTTCAAAGCCGACTATCTCCCTTCCGTTAATCTGGATGCTAATCTTCCCAGTTTCAGCCGTTCATTCCGTACGATTTCCGTCCCGGACGGACCGGATATCTTCCAATATAACACGCTTGGCAATTATTCAGCCGGGATGACGATTAATCAGAAAATCGGTTTCACCGGTGGGTCAGTTTTCCTTGAATCACGGCTTCAACGTTTGGATAATTTTTATCCGGACAGCACGTACTCCAATTATCAATCGACACCAATAATCATAGGATATCGCCAGCCTGTTTTCCAGTATAACGAATACCGCTGGGCGAAGCAACTGGAGCCGCTCAAGTATGAGAAAGCCAAACGGCAGTATATGGAAGATGTTGAGCAGGTTTCTATCACGACGATCAATCATTTTTTTAATTTGTTACTGGCGCAGATCGAGAAGTTAATTGCCGAAAAGAACCTGAACAATTATGATACCCTTTACAAGATCGCCCGGGGGAGGTACCAACTGGGAAAGATTGCTGAAAACGACCTCTTGCAACTTGAGCTCAACTTTCTCAGGGCGAAAGCTTCAGTGGATAATGCAAGCCTTGATTATGAGAATATGTTGTTCCGCCTCAAGTCTTATCTGAGGATAAAAGATGCCGGTGCAATTAAACTATTGCCGCCGGCGGAAACCCGGTATGATATGATCAGTGCAGCAAAAGCATTGGATGAAGCCAGAAGAAACACCGCTGCTTCAATAGACTTCCAGGAACGGCTGATCACTGCTGAAAGCGATGTCAGAAGAGCTAAAATGAACGGAAGGTTTGATGCAGACCTTTACGTTGAATACGGACTGACGCAAAGTACCGGATTATTATCCAATGTATACAAGAACCCTGTAGATCAGCAGCAGCTGAATGTCGGAATGAACATACCTATCCTCGATTGGGGGAAGGCAAGAGGACAAATCAGGGTAGCGGAATCAAACTTCGAACTTGAACAAACATCTGTTGAGCAGGAAATTATAGATTTTGAACAAAATGTATTTCTGACCGTTATGCAGTTTAATATGCAGAAGAATCAGCTGTTTATTGCGGCCAAAGCCGATACGGTGGCACAGAAAAGATACGATGTGACTCAGAAACGTTACATGATCGGCCAGGTTAATGACGTGCTCGAACTCAACAATGCGCAGATCGACAATGATAATGCCCGGAAAGGTTATTATTCAGCCCTTCGCAGTTACTGGGTAAATTATTATCAGCTGCGTAAAATGACCCTGTACGATTTCCTCGATGATAAAATGCTGATCTTTGATATCAGGGAGATTATGTGA
- a CDS encoding acyloxyacyl hydrolase: MHKLFRTLPGGFTLRGTIGLLVLFFLAGPVNAQQEFRHKLRSHGIVLEGRVYYGWTLDHHIEITPYKRHYPAYEISVLKATYGRTRWEYMYNYPLIGISYWYSDLGRTKPLGAAHAIFPYINFPLLQKKGFNVYFRLGVGIGYLTQKYDRYDNFENLAIGSHLNGAVNLLLEARLRLGKRFMAAGGVSLMHFSNGAIKQPNYGLNMPGVSFSLAYRLSRENPYQRQKLLPELVPFEFDGKKFLQLDLNAGFGIKDLHATLGNGNQYVVAVVYGNLLWPVRFKSRIGFGFDISYDGSDEKLLEVRGNVPKHRINIVKTGVTGSYELAFSRMAIMMNLGINISGADKSDGYVYEKLALRYRITKNLFGSLTLKAYYGKADYITFGLGYRIPVKYY; encoded by the coding sequence ATGCATAAGCTATTCAGAACATTACCCGGTGGTTTTACCCTGCGGGGCACAATCGGGCTTTTGGTTCTGTTCTTTTTGGCAGGTCCTGTCAATGCACAACAAGAATTCCGTCACAAGCTCCGGAGTCATGGCATTGTATTGGAAGGCAGGGTTTACTATGGCTGGACACTTGACCATCATATTGAAATAACGCCTTATAAACGGCACTACCCTGCTTATGAAATAAGCGTTCTCAAGGCCACTTATGGCCGCACACGTTGGGAATACATGTACAATTATCCTCTGATCGGGATTTCATATTGGTATTCCGACCTTGGTCGCACCAAGCCCCTGGGGGCGGCTCATGCAATTTTCCCCTACATTAATTTTCCATTACTACAGAAGAAAGGATTTAATGTCTATTTCCGGCTTGGTGTGGGCATCGGTTACCTTACCCAAAAATACGACCGCTATGATAATTTCGAGAACCTGGCCATTGGCTCTCATCTCAATGGCGCCGTCAATCTTCTTCTTGAAGCCCGCCTGCGATTGGGCAAAAGGTTCATGGCAGCCGGGGGAGTATCGTTAATGCATTTTTCCAATGGGGCCATCAAACAACCAAACTATGGCCTGAATATGCCCGGGGTTAGCTTTTCCCTGGCCTACAGGCTGAGCCGGGAAAACCCTTATCAGAGGCAGAAACTGCTTCCGGAACTCGTCCCCTTTGAATTCGATGGAAAGAAGTTTCTTCAACTCGACTTGAATGCAGGATTCGGTATCAAAGACTTACATGCCACTCTTGGTAATGGGAACCAATATGTTGTGGCTGTGGTTTATGGTAACCTGCTCTGGCCTGTGCGTTTCAAGAGCAGAATCGGTTTTGGCTTCGATATCTCGTATGATGGTTCGGATGAGAAACTGCTTGAAGTCAGGGGTAACGTTCCAAAACACCGGATCAATATTGTCAAAACCGGCGTGACAGGAAGCTATGAGCTTGCTTTCTCCAGGATGGCAATTATGATGAACCTGGGTATAAATATTTCAGGTGCCGATAAAAGCGATGGTTATGTCTATGAAAAGCTTGCCCTCCGCTACAGGATTACAAAAAACCTTTTCGGCAGCCTTACGCTGAAAGCTTATTATGGCAAGGCCGATTATATCACATTCGGATTGGGTTACAGGATACCTGTCAAATATTACTGA
- the mazG gene encoding nucleoside triphosphate pyrophosphohydrolase: MDPRIQSFANLLNIMDELREKCPWDREQTFDSLRHLTLEETYELSDSIMEKDPDGIKNELGDLMLHIVFYAKIGSEKNAFDIRDVLDSICEKLIRRHPHIYGNVQVKNAGEVRDNWEKIKMTEGRESVLGGVPHSLPALVKAYRIQEKAGGVGFDWDKISQVWDKVVEEMHEFRREVECAEEDFDKQKLEMEFGDLLFALVNYARFIDINPEDALERTNRKFIKRFQYVEKGARNTGKALHQMSLEEMDAFWNEAKRAGN, from the coding sequence ATGGATCCCCGGATACAATCTTTTGCAAACCTTCTCAATATTATGGATGAATTAAGGGAGAAATGCCCCTGGGATCGTGAGCAGACTTTCGACAGCCTCCGGCACCTGACATTGGAGGAAACTTATGAGCTGTCAGATTCAATCATGGAAAAGGACCCGGATGGAATCAAAAATGAACTTGGCGACCTGATGCTGCATATCGTTTTTTACGCGAAAATTGGAAGTGAAAAGAATGCGTTTGATATCAGGGATGTACTTGACTCGATATGTGAGAAACTGATCAGGCGGCACCCTCATATATACGGCAATGTGCAGGTGAAAAATGCAGGCGAGGTCAGGGACAACTGGGAGAAAATCAAAATGACAGAAGGCCGTGAGTCAGTGTTGGGGGGTGTTCCTCATTCACTTCCTGCACTGGTTAAAGCTTACCGCATCCAGGAAAAGGCCGGCGGTGTCGGTTTCGACTGGGATAAAATCTCGCAGGTATGGGATAAGGTAGTTGAGGAAATGCACGAGTTCAGAAGAGAAGTCGAATGTGCTGAAGAAGATTTTGACAAGCAAAAGCTTGAGATGGAATTTGGCGACCTGTTATTTGCTCTGGTCAATTATGCCCGTTTTATCGATATCAATCCTGAAGATGCCCTTGAACGGACTAACAGAAAATTCATCAAGAGGTTTCAATATGTTGAGAAAGGTGCCAGGAACACGGGCAAGGCCCTTCACCAGATGTCGCTGGAGGAAATGGATGCTTTCTGGAATGAAGCAAAGAGGGCAGGAAATTAA
- a CDS encoding ABC transporter permease encodes MKNIRKTTYQRYFHSLNIAVEAVIANRFRSMLTALGVIFGVAAVISMMAIGNGARKEILDQIKLVGVNNIVVTPLLELNGKSGGGSAEESSGQKMQKKYSPGLTLEDAESIKDIIPTVTRVSAEVSYDSFIIKGGKRSAAKLIGVTNDFFEVYNLKLFAGQYFQEQQVISGSPVCIIGPSVKSRFFSQEDPLGKTIKCGGIWLTVIGVLENRAFQVDESKDIGISDYNDHIYAPIHTVLLRYRDRAYVNDASLRQGGSSMMFIDGGMASFSSSSSGSMDDNYNQLDKVVVQVSDSKYLDATTKALTAMLKRRHQQVDDFQISVPELLLKQEQKTKDIFNIVLGFIAGISLVVGGIGIMNIMLASVMERTKEIGIRRASGATRRDVIFQFLSEAIIISISGGVIGIALGVIFAIMIHRTTGILTIVKPISIVVSFGVSAFIGILFGYMPAKRASDQDPVESLRYE; translated from the coding sequence ATGAAAAATATCCGGAAAACAACCTACCAGCGTTATTTCCACTCGCTCAATATTGCGGTGGAAGCAGTGATCGCCAACCGTTTCAGATCAATGCTCACCGCACTGGGCGTCATATTTGGGGTAGCAGCAGTAATCTCCATGATGGCCATTGGAAATGGCGCCAGGAAAGAAATCCTCGACCAGATCAAACTGGTCGGGGTGAACAACATCGTCGTCACCCCACTGCTCGAACTGAACGGTAAAAGTGGGGGAGGATCAGCTGAAGAAAGCAGCGGGCAGAAGATGCAGAAAAAATATTCCCCTGGCCTTACCCTGGAAGACGCTGAAAGCATAAAAGACATTATTCCGACCGTCACGAGGGTCAGTGCTGAAGTTAGTTATGACTCTTTCATTATTAAAGGCGGCAAACGTTCAGCAGCCAAGTTGATCGGGGTGACCAACGATTTTTTCGAAGTTTATAACCTGAAACTATTTGCGGGACAGTATTTCCAGGAACAGCAGGTAATATCAGGCAGCCCGGTTTGTATTATCGGCCCCAGCGTAAAATCAAGGTTCTTCTCACAGGAAGACCCATTGGGTAAAACCATCAAATGTGGCGGGATCTGGCTTACCGTGATCGGTGTATTAGAAAACCGGGCTTTCCAGGTTGATGAATCAAAAGACATTGGCATCAGTGATTACAATGACCATATCTATGCGCCCATCCACACGGTACTGCTCAGGTACAGGGACCGTGCTTATGTAAATGATGCCTCGCTGCGGCAGGGGGGGAGTTCGATGATGTTTATAGATGGAGGCATGGCTTCCTTTTCAAGCAGTTCTTCGGGTTCAATGGATGACAATTATAACCAGCTGGATAAGGTCGTGGTACAGGTGTCCGACAGCAAATACCTGGATGCTACCACAAAAGCCCTTACAGCCATGCTGAAAAGGCGGCATCAGCAGGTTGATGATTTTCAGATTAGTGTTCCTGAGTTATTACTTAAACAGGAACAAAAAACAAAAGACATTTTCAACATCGTCCTGGGTTTCATTGCAGGTATTTCATTGGTAGTAGGGGGCATTGGCATCATGAACATCATGCTGGCGTCAGTCATGGAACGGACCAAAGAGATCGGCATCCGCCGGGCATCAGGGGCTACCCGGAGAGATGTCATTTTCCAGTTTCTTTCTGAAGCCATCATCATCAGCATCTCCGGCGGGGTGATCGGCATTGCCCTTGGCGTCATTTTTGCCATAATGATCCACCGCACCACAGGGATCCTGACGATAGTCAAACCGATATCAATCGTGGTATCATTCGGGGTTTCAGCTTTTATAGGAATCCTCTTCGGATACATGCCGGCAAAAAGGGCCTCGGACCAGGATCCGGTTGAATCTTTAAGATATGAATAG
- a CDS encoding peroxiredoxin codes for MAVLVGKKAPLFEADAVINGGEFVGKFSLEQFIGKKYVVFFFYPLDFTFVCPTEILAFQDKLAEFEQRNVAVVGCSIDSKFSHWAWLNTELKDGGIKGVTFPLVSDLSKTISENYDVLAGEYDYTEDGELDFEGEAVAYRGLFLIDKQGVVRHQLVNDLPLGRSIDEALRMVDALQFFEENGEVCPANWHAGETAMKATAEGVADYLAHRH; via the coding sequence ATGGCAGTTTTAGTTGGTAAAAAGGCTCCGTTATTCGAAGCTGACGCCGTGATAAATGGTGGTGAATTTGTCGGGAAATTTTCCCTTGAACAATTCATTGGGAAAAAATATGTTGTTTTCTTTTTTTACCCTTTGGATTTTACTTTTGTGTGCCCGACTGAGATCCTGGCATTCCAGGATAAACTTGCAGAGTTTGAGCAAAGAAATGTAGCAGTGGTCGGATGTTCGATAGATAGTAAATTTTCTCACTGGGCATGGCTGAATACTGAGTTGAAAGATGGCGGCATAAAAGGTGTTACTTTCCCATTGGTATCTGATCTTTCCAAAACCATCTCGGAAAACTATGATGTGCTTGCCGGTGAATATGATTATACGGAAGATGGCGAGTTGGATTTCGAAGGTGAAGCCGTAGCTTACCGTGGATTATTTCTGATCGATAAGCAGGGTGTAGTGCGTCACCAATTGGTCAACGACCTGCCGCTTGGCCGCAGCATTGACGAAGCTCTCCGCATGGTCGATGCACTTCAGTTCTTCGAAGAAAATGGCGAGGTTTGCCCGGCCAACTGGCACGCAGGTGAGACAGCCATGAAGGCCACTGCCGAGGGTGTAGCAGATTACCTTGCGCACAGGCATTAA
- a CDS encoding RluA family pseudouridine synthase yields the protein MSADLPEMNEDQEVLEESQDLYEHYRFVADKGQGLLRIDKFLMLRIENATRNKIQQAAHAGNILVNGLPVKPNYRVKPLDVISIVLSHPPREIEIIAENIPVEILYEDSDLLVVNKQAGMVVHPAYGNYTGTLVNALAFHLQEISPDKEPGRTPFLVHRIDKDTSGVMIAAKNELAQARLAAQFFHHTIDRHYLALVWGDFEDDKGTITGHIGRSIRDRKVFAVFSDGSQGRHAVTHYTVIERFGYVTLLDCKLETGRTHQIRVHFQHIRHPLFGDETYGGNVILKGTTFTKYKQFVNNCFAILPRQALHARLLAFIHPTTKQWIQFESEPPEDMATVIERWRRYRKE from the coding sequence ATGTCTGCTGACCTCCCGGAAATGAATGAAGACCAGGAGGTGCTGGAAGAAAGCCAGGACCTTTACGAACATTATCGCTTTGTAGCCGATAAGGGACAGGGGCTGCTGCGTATCGACAAATTCCTGATGCTCCGCATTGAAAATGCCACACGAAATAAGATCCAGCAAGCGGCCCATGCCGGCAACATACTGGTGAACGGCCTTCCGGTCAAACCCAACTACCGGGTAAAACCGTTGGATGTGATCTCCATCGTTCTTTCACATCCTCCCAGGGAAATTGAGATCATCGCTGAAAATATCCCGGTGGAGATATTATACGAAGACAGCGACTTGCTGGTGGTTAACAAACAGGCAGGAATGGTCGTGCATCCGGCTTACGGGAATTATACGGGCACACTGGTCAATGCCCTGGCTTTCCATCTCCAGGAGATCTCGCCGGACAAAGAACCTGGCCGGACCCCTTTCCTGGTTCACCGGATTGATAAGGACACCTCGGGGGTGATGATTGCAGCCAAGAACGAACTTGCCCAGGCCAGGCTGGCGGCACAGTTCTTTCATCACACGATCGACCGGCATTATCTTGCACTGGTCTGGGGTGATTTTGAAGATGATAAGGGCACCATTACCGGTCATATCGGGCGAAGCATCCGCGACCGCAAGGTTTTTGCCGTATTTTCAGATGGTAGCCAGGGCAGGCATGCCGTGACACATTACACTGTTATCGAAAGATTCGGATATGTGACTTTGCTGGACTGCAAGCTCGAAACCGGCCGTACACACCAGATCCGGGTACATTTCCAGCATATCCGGCATCCCCTTTTTGGCGATGAAACTTATGGGGGCAATGTGATCCTGAAAGGCACCACCTTCACAAAATATAAGCAATTCGTGAATAACTGCTTTGCGATCCTCCCACGCCAGGCCCTGCATGCACGCTTACTAGCCTTTATCCACCCCACTACCAAACAATGGATCCAGTTTGAGTCCGAACCGCCCGAAGATATGGCTACGGTGATTGAGAGGTGGAGGCGGTACAGGAAAGAATAA
- a CDS encoding DUF2807 domain-containing protein gives MKRLIKLFFTVMALLLTQCSKDDGICVSSTGKTITQDRTGLPYHYVEVYDNINLILTQDSAFTGIKVEAGENLIDGITTEIDSGKLVLRNCNSCNWLRSFEVPVNVYLTFTQLDTLIFRAAGKITCTNEWTNDSVYFDVIGGGGQIDLKLNVFKSYLSVLYGTVTVNVTGFSQVTFISSQGYGPFHAENLYSMYTYIYTYSPNDVFVYAKNELGAEIGNIGNVYYRGDPPEVSTNITGEGKLIKL, from the coding sequence ATGAAAAGACTGATCAAATTATTTTTCACTGTAATGGCGCTATTACTTACCCAATGTAGCAAAGATGATGGCATATGCGTCAGTTCAACCGGGAAAACTATCACGCAGGATCGCACAGGTCTTCCGTATCATTATGTTGAAGTTTACGATAACATCAATCTTATTCTGACCCAGGATAGCGCCTTTACCGGCATAAAAGTGGAAGCCGGTGAGAATCTCATTGATGGCATCACAACTGAGATTGACAGCGGGAAGCTCGTGCTTAGGAATTGTAATTCATGTAACTGGCTGCGGAGCTTCGAAGTACCGGTGAATGTTTACCTGACATTTACCCAACTGGACACCCTTATTTTTCGTGCAGCCGGAAAAATTACCTGCACCAATGAATGGACGAATGATTCCGTCTATTTTGATGTGATCGGGGGAGGAGGACAAATTGACCTGAAACTGAATGTATTTAAATCTTATTTATCTGTCCTGTACGGAACAGTTACCGTCAATGTCACAGGGTTTTCGCAGGTCACCTTCATTTCAAGCCAGGGATATGGCCCCTTTCACGCTGAAAATCTTTACTCAATGTATACTTACATTTACACTTACAGCCCGAATGATGTGTTTGTTTATGCCAAGAATGAGCTGGGCGCAGAGATCGGCAATATCGGCAACGTTTATTACCGTGGCGACCCGCCGGAAGTTAGCACCAACATTACTGGTGAAGGGAAGCTTATTAAACTATGA